The following are from one region of the Dreissena polymorpha isolate Duluth1 chromosome 2, UMN_Dpol_1.0, whole genome shotgun sequence genome:
- the LOC127869755 gene encoding uncharacterized protein LOC127869755, with product MVSKKTKKIILVELTVPWENRCTQAHERKKAKYEDLVKECREAGWRAWNYPIEVGCRRFPAPSLGKMFQDMGIVEQARKMAIKKVSQAAERSSSWLWLRRNASSWKPSTNGKCLINTAARHLELVLGEAYTETAQCVCGNICKIARGLKIHRSRKGCQPDPEQRQCTDLSGETQEDPTQEEQHSAEDLHESEVEQMDEPTRTEHDFGSQGSRTDDRLWRIKWPAMNDKQWKEFDEDVDSIVERCYLEW from the exons ATGGTCTCCAAAAAGACAAAGAAGATCATTCTGGTAGAGCTGACTGTACCGTGGGAAAACAGATGTACTCAGGCCCATGAGAGAAAGAAGGCCAAGTACGAAGATCTCGTCAAGGAATGTAGAGAGGCCGGGTGGAGAGCATGGAACTACCCGATTGAAGTGGGATGCAGACGGTTTCCTGCACCATCGCTGGGAAAGATGTTCCAGGATATGGGAATAGTGGAACAGGCGAGAAAAATGGCCATTAAGAAAGTATCACAGGCAGCAGAAAGAAGCTCCAGCTGGCTGTGGCTAAGGAGGAACGCCAGTAGCTGGAAGCCATCCACTAATGGGaagtgtctgatcaacactgccgcCCGCCACTTAGAGCTTGTCCTAG GTGAGGCCTATACAGAGACGGCTCAGTGTGTTTGCGGGAACATCTGTAAGATTGCCAGGGGTCTCAAGATCCATCGGTCTAGGAAGGGTTGTCAGCCTGATCCGGAACAGAGACAGTGCACAGACTTGTCTGGTGAGACACAGGAGGACCCCACCCAGGAAGAACAGCACAGTGCTGAGGATCTCCACGAATCTGAGGTGGAACAGATGGATGAGCCTACAAGAACAGAACATGATTTTGGTAGCCAGGGCAGTCGTACAGACGACAGACTATGGCGAATCAAATGGCCAGCTATGAACGACAAACAGTGGAAGGAGTTTGACGAGGATGTAGATAGCATCGTGGAACGGTGTTACTTGGAATGGTAG
- the LOC127869754 gene encoding uncharacterized protein LOC127869754 — protein MPIVAFTEGEPTLKEVQDIIKKARSKSAPGRNGILYKVYKSCPKLLRRLWKLLKVVWPQKGGVPGLSCCIEHTCAISQLIRRAKINKTDLTVVRLDVANAYGTVPHQVIEFALKHHHVPEHIQSIVRSYYRNINMRFTTKNYTTSWIQLQKGIVTGCTVSVVLFIAAMNLIIKAGDRESRGPKTQTDIRLPPQRGFMDDLTITTESHIQARWILSALEDVVSWARMAFKPRKSRFLILRRGKVWQKITLRVQGEDIPSLIDNPIKCLGKWFDTTLGDSRNNTERIRQQLRNGLAKIEGTGLPGKFKAWLFQHGLLPRLLWPLMLYEIPTPTVDSLESMINKSLRR, from the exons ATGCCAATTGTTGCATTTACTGAGGGAGAACCCACCCTCAAGGAGGTCCAAGATATAATCAAGAAGGCTAGATCCAAGTCAGCACCAGGCCGAAATGGAATACTTTACAAGGTGTACAAGTCATGCCCAAAACTGCTGAGACGGTTGTGGAAACTATTGAAGGTGGTCTGGC CACAGAAGGGAGGTGTTCCAGGACTCTCTTGCTGCATTGAACACACATGCGCTATTAGCCAGTTAATCAGGAGAGCTAAGATCAACAAGACAGATCTCACAGTTGTTCGGCTGGATGTAGCAAATGCGTATGGCACGGTACCCCACCAGGTAATAGAGTTTGCTCTGAAACACCACCATGTACCAGAACATATTCAGAGCATTGTCAGAAGCTACTACAGAAACATCAACATGCGCTTCACAACAAAGAACTATACAACATCCTGGATACAGCTTCAGAAGGGGATTGTAACCGGCTGCACAGTGTCAGTAGTACTGTTCATCGCCGCTATGAATCTCATCATCAAAGCAGGAGACAGGGAGTCAAGGGGACCGAAGACCCAGACAGATATCAGACTTCCACCACAGAGGGGATTTATGGATGATCTGACTATCACAACAGAGTCCCACATACAAGCTCGATGGATCCTATCAGCTCTTGAAGATGTTGTGTCATGGGCTAGAATGGCCTTCAAACCAAGGAAGTCAAGATTTCTTATCTTGAGAAGAGGCAAAGTCTGGCAGAAGATAACACTCAGGGTACAGGGCGAGGATATCCCATCACTTATTGACAACCCCATCAAGTGCTTGGGTAAATGGTTTGACACCACACTGGGTGATAGTAGAAATAACACAGAGCGCATCCGGCAGCAACTGAGGAATGGGCTTGCAAAGATAGAGGGAACGGGCCTACCAGGGAAGTTCAAGGCATGGCTTTTTCAGCATGGCCTCTTGCCCCGTCTTCTGTGGCCACTAATGTTGTATGAGATCCCAACACCGACGGTTGACAGCTTGGAAAGCATGATAAACAAGAGCCTGAGACGATGA